The Sesamum indicum cultivar Zhongzhi No. 13 linkage group LG6, S_indicum_v1.0, whole genome shotgun sequence genomic interval CAATGATCCTTTCCTAGTGAAATTTAGGAGATATATATCCTTTCGTGatggttaattattaaaagcgagaattcttaattatgattGTAAAACGGCTATTAGCTCTTGTTTCTATGAGAAAGGACTAAAATATTAACCAAAGTTAAAGATTGAggcaaatattgattaactgtgatcaaaatttaatttatataaagtataaattctttttaagcTCTTGTTTCTATGAGAAAGGACTAAAATATTAACCAAAGTTAAAGATTGAggcaaatattgattaactgtgatgaaaatttaatttatataaagtataaattctttttaagctttattcatttataatatagggaataattcttttttttttttttgtcgtGAGAATAAACTGTGAGCCCTGTATGAAGCCTTGTGTAACGGGGCAGCAATCGCATTGTACAACGTATCATTCCCCTCGTCTATATAAACAAGGTCATTTGTCTTTTTCAAGCctggttaaaaaaaattttctaatgcACCCGTGTCACACATTGATATCAAGCCTACTTGTGTGTTGCAATCTCGCTTTAAGTTATGATTTGAAAAGAATGCGTGTCAAGTGTGCCATTAATGTGTGATACGAAAATGTGATAGAAAATATGCGCTTTCAAATTAGGGGTGTAAACGAGCCGGCTCACAAGCTTTCGAACACAAATATTTGGGCTTGAACTCGGCTCATGAAGGAGCTCAAGCTCAAGTATACTCAAGTCGAGCTCTTATCAAGTCGGCTCACGAGAGGTTCAACTCATCTTGCATCCTTAGTTCAAATCTCTCATTTGAAACTAATGACGTTATAAGTCggagtatttttttaaagataaataaaatttaaataatctatatatttgaaaatgaatttgtaaCGAGAGATtcggtttattaaagaaatgcCAAAAACCATTTGAAAGGTTCCACATCGGAATGATGACAATTGGGAGTtgttttcacaaaatattaaaaatgtccATATGGGTTGCAAAAGGTTTTTATCAcggacatatatatatgctaataGACAGGGTCGAATGCCCTGATTGAGTGTCACACGTatacttcttttgtttttcgggtctaaactatatattataattactatttGTAAAggattataattacaatttgtaaaggaagaaaaaaaaaaaaaagataaactaAAGGTACGCATCAtaaagtttgacataattataaggtaaaattgcaaaattgtcCCGTAAGTATAGGGGGTCGCAAAATTGGAACCGTAACTACAagattgacaattttagtcttgtaagtattgatttttttggcaattttgatcagaaggatcaaaattgccCAAAAACGGGGCGGAGAGATTTGAGACTTAGGGTTCCGACGTCCAAAATGTCATTAGCCACGCAAGCTACTAGGTGTTTAAGTTGCGCACATGGACGTCGGAACCCTGAGCCCCAAATCTCTCcgccaaaaaatcaatacttacaggactaaaattgccagtccTGTAGTTACGGTCGCAATTTTGTCACCCCCTATACTTACGGGAccaattttactattttgtcttattataattactcccttattattttaaaattatgaatatcatccctcaaacaaaaaataattatttaatcctTAAATGGTGAGGTggaaattactaatttactcttattaaatatgttttgtTGCCCCTacttttcttcaatttaaattacaaaaaataaagtaaaattatttgagtATCTGATTTTAGATACCTAACTTTAACGGGTACCcaattttatcaactaatGAGTAACATAATATACTACCCAATATGCTATCATATTTAACTGCATTTAGTTTCACTAGTTCTTAATTAAGttgtttgttattattttgaatttatctcaattttgtaattaacttATATTGGTCCACCTTTTGAACAAAATCAAGAACGTATTTTTGGTTTCAATGATGGTAAATTTgcataatcaaaattttgttttatccaCTAAAAGCTCATGAaactattaataaattaatttagtaatatattcTTATAATATCGATGcagaatatatatgaattgctCGAACAACATATagagaaatatatttatttttttaatattatatcaattcaactaatatatcaatatactAAGGCAACCTTTATTTTGGCAATTAGTCATGATATCATGGTTAATcaccctttattttttgtttattttatttttcgtcAATCCGTGAAAATGCCTCAAGTCCGATACATAATGTGATTTTCCCATGATATGAATCAAGACTCGGATAGGTATTCAGTTGTCACCATGACCCACCAGATGATGATAGAAATTTACGTACCGAAAATGTCCTCATGTTCTTATGCAATTTACTAGATTTGTCCCCACTTTTCAATTGATTCTCTCAGCAACTTTAGACATAACTTGACATGTTAGTCaacttcttgaaatttgaaattgctTTGGCAACATTCTTCCTACCATCTTCTATAGAACGGTGCATGTCCTCTCCAATGACTACTCTCCGTGCGAATTCACTTCAGGTAGTATCGCCCACTAGCCAATCGATTTGAGGAGAGTTGAAGATGAGTTCAAGAATGGAAGGAGATGTCTTTGGCTAATGAAGGAGGAAGATTAACATGTTTGACATTTTTGGCAAAGGGTAAAAATGACTTTTCCATCTTTATCATGGTGACAATACCTCAAAGAAAACATCACATACGCTGATAAATACCTAATTCATATTTGTAATACTATGAAGTAAACTTTGTACAAGTCAATAAACAATCTTGttatcacaattttaattacaacttagtacttttcattttaatcACATCACCCAAAGTAAAGATGGcctaaaaacaataaataataaattacaataactgtCCACTCAATCAGTACATCTATATgattataaacaaattataatgatttacgtaaagtgaaataaatacTCACCGGTCTCATAAAACTCGAACCCATGACAACGAACTTAGTCACGAGACCTCATAGTATGTAGAGGACAGTGTTTTGACCAGATGACTGTTAAAATTTAGGCTAGCTGGTCTGAGGACACTCAGGTTCTCTCCTTGCTTTCCAGATCAAAACAATTCTGATTTAATCCCACATGACTATCAGTTAAAGATTAtggcaagaaaataaataatcagaTCACTCtttattttctacatttatCAAAGCATAGATGAATTCAGCAAACACTATAAATCATGAAATCATGCATCGAAAAAAATCAGGTAATTAACCTTTGTGATTGTCATTCTACCTCTTCTCTTCCAACCACTCATCAAACTAGTTTCACAGAAATCGGACTTCTAACGGCGCGCAACCAGCGCGGGGCCAAGCGCCAGACTACAGCTCCTTCAACAAAAGTGGCATTGGCAGGGGTAGCAGACTTGCTAAAGCTTATCTCATATGTTAGCTTTTGGTTCACCTCACTGAAAGAAAGTGTAGCAGGTGTCACAGCTACATCAACACCCTGAGCCGAGTCGAGCTCAATCTCCACCATATATGTTGAGTTTGCCTCGCCTACGTTTGTCACTGTCCTCGTGTACGTTTTCTTGTCGGCCCCAAGTTCGACAGAAAATGAAGGGTAGTTGAGCTGTGCCTCGGGTATGCTTGTTACATTCGAGCATGTTACGGGATGTTGCACGATGATTTCAATTTCGTTGTTACTGTAGCCTAAGCCGCACAAATAAGGGATGTAGTCTTCGGGCTGTAGGTCGTAAATAAGCCCTGGATCGTTTGCACTTGGTGGGTTCACATGGCCGGCTCCTAAGGCAAATATATCAGCAGGCAAGTATCTTTCATCGAGAATGGCGCCACCGTGGAGGTTCCACTGAGTGGCGGTGGTCATGATGGCAGACTTGATAGCGGCAGGGGACCAATCAGGGTGCGCACTTTTGAGCAGTGCCGCAATGCCACTGAGGTGAGGGCATGACATTGAAGTCCCCGAAACCACATTAAAGGTTGCATTTTCGTTTGTGTAGTTGTCCACGGATACTGGCCATGCGGCTAAAATGCTCAAGCCGGGGCCTATGATATCAGGTTTCAGGATGCCTGGACTGGCCAAACTTGGTCCTCTTGAGGAGAATGATGTAACCATTGGAGCCAATGGGTTGCCTATAACAGTGCCTCGGAATATGATGGTTGCTGTAGGGGTTGAGGTCGAGTTTATATATGCTCTGATACTCTCTCCTGCAGCATAACTCACATGAGTTGCTGGAAGCACATGAGGATCAGCAATGGTGCTATATCCATCTGGCTCGGCGTTCATCAGAATCATGCCAGCCCCACCAGCATCCTTCACCGTTTGACCTTTGGCAATTCGGGCTATCCCACCTCCTCTCTGGCAAAGCACAATTTTCCCTTTAACATCGATGTTGTCCAACGAGCCAGGTCCACACATTGCCGCGGTTTCGTTACCGCCGGCACCAGCATCAACCAAAGGGAAGTATTTGTCAGATGGAAAGTCACTGGGCTGGAAAAGCGACTCGCCATCATATTCATCTGTGTTTCCTAATGCAGCTGTAGCTGCTATGTTTCTGTCAATAGTGCTAGCGCCGACTGTCAGAATCCAGGGGGCTTCATTGGACAATGAAGCACTAAACNNNNNNNNNNacaaaaatacccttctgGATAGCAGCGAATGCGCCTATAGCAATACCGTCTTGAAAGAATTCAATCGAACCTCCACCTAAAGAAAGGGAAAGCACATCAACCCCATCGTCGACAGCAGCATCCATTGCTGCCAATATGTCGGCATCAGCACAGCCGTCAGCAGAACAAACCTTGTAAATGGCCAAATGAGCACGAGGAGCCATGCCAACGGCTGTGCCACTAGCCATGCCAAACACGTTGGCGCCTTGAACAAAGTTTCCAGCGGCCGTGCTGGCAGTGTGAGTGCCGTGGCCTTCATCATCGACAGGTGGCCCTGGTAAATCGCTGACGAAATTCCTGGCGCCTATTAGCTTATTGTTACACATTGTGCCGGTGACGAACTCGCATTTCCCCTTCCACTTCGCCGGTGGAGGAGGCATATCTGCATCATCGAAAGATGGATGGCCTGGAGCAATGCCGGTGTCCAGGACTCCAACAATGACACCTTCGCCATAATTTGAGCCCGGCCAAAATCCCAAGTTTTGATGCAACCCCAAGAAATTAGGACTATGAGTTGTATGCAAAGGTAGCTTTCTCTGTGGCCTTGCAGTAATAAATCCATCCATCTTTTCCATTTCTTCAACTTCTGCCTTTGACAGTTTCGCCGCAAAACCAGAGACCACATTGCGGTACGAGTGGACTAATCGGCTGGAGCCCTCATCGTCTGTCGTGGTTCTTGGCAGGAAGGAACGGTACCAGCTCTCCAGCTCACCGGAATCGACCAAAACTCGGCCCTCCCGCAAATTTACATGGACGATGTAAGTATCTAAGTTGCTTTTTGGTGCATTTTCAATTGTGATATCCTCAGCCATTGCAGGATAGGAAATCATCATGTAAATGAGAGAGAACATACACACGATTAGAGCCATGTTCGAGAATGATCTGAACATGTTGCTCTCCATGATTATGATTGAACAATTAGCGCATTgcatcaacatatatatagtaagaGGTATCAAGCAGTTGCTGGCCGGCGATCAAGTGCTTGTGATTTTAGAGATCGAGTTGGTAGTTCCGCTGGACGACcacaacaagaaaaagaaaacattgatCGATCATCCTTATGTTAATTTATGCCTGTTCTTATATGTTTTCACCTTGTTTAATATAACCTCGGAGAGAATATTGAATTAATGCTTCCAAATGACGAGAACAAAAGTTCAGTGGGTTTGATTGGTTCATATCTGGAAATGAAAGATAACatttaagggaaaaaaaattatattttacattgctcaagttagtttttttgaaattttagtctcgttattttttaactcactatattgaatttcataactttaaaaaatttataattttagtattaaaaATCCTGTTAAATTGTTGACGAAAACAACATGTGTATGGCATGAACTCCATtaagttttgaaaaaattaagactgttttcattttaaatttaacata includes:
- the LOC110012112 gene encoding LOW QUALITY PROTEIN: subtilisin-like protease SBT1.7 (The sequence of the model RefSeq protein was modified relative to this genomic sequence to represent the inferred CDS: inserted 2 bases in 1 codon), which produces MESNMFRSFSNMALIVCMFSLIYMMISYPAMAEDITIENAPKSNLDTYIVHVNLREGRVLVDSGELESWYRSFLPRTTTDDEGSSRLVHSYRNVVSGFAAKLSKAEVEEMEKMDGFITARPQRKLPLHTTHSPNFLGLHQNLGFWPGSNYGEGVIVGVLDTGIAPGHPSFDDADMPPPPAKWKGKCEFVTGTMCNNKLIGARNFVSDLPGPPVDDEGHGTHTASTAAGNFVQGANVFGMASGTAVGMAPRAHLAIYKVCSADGCADADILAAMDAAVDDGVDVLSLSLGGGSIEFFQDGIAIGAFAAIQKGIFVXXXVXSASLSNEAPWILTVGASTIDRNIAATAALGNTDEYDGESLFQPSDFPSDKYFPLVDAGAGGNETAAMCGPGSLDNIDVKGKIVLCQRGGGIARIAKGQTVKDAGGAGMILMNAEPDGYSTIADPHVLPATHVSYAAGESIRAYINSTSTPTATIIFRGTVIGNPLAPMVTSFSSRGPSLASPGILKPDIIGPGLSILAAWPVSVDNYTNENATFNVVSGTSMSCPHLSGIAALLKSAHPDWSPAAIKSAIMTTATQWNLHGGAILDERYLPADIFALGAGHVNPPSANDPGLIYDLQPEDYIPYLCGLGYSNNEIEIIVQHPVTCSNVTSIPEAQLNYPSFSVELGADKKTYTRTVTNVGEANSTYMVEIELDSAQGVDVAVTPATLSFSEVNQKLTYEISFSKSATPANATFVEGAVVWRLAPRWLRAVRSPISVKLV